In Candidatus Eisenbacteria bacterium, a single window of DNA contains:
- a CDS encoding acyl-CoA dehydrogenase family protein: protein MSSQSTVASVDPSSATRVEVDEGIVAAARDVGSVISKHVETTERDRRLAPPVVDALRAAGLFRLFTPRALGGLEVDPVTFARVVEEVSTFDSAAGWAFQVNTGAWWTSRMSPEGVAELYEDGPDLMMAASFAPPHRAEEVPGGYRITGRGPLASTIHDSRWALMSAIVFDGDEPRMTPAGPDFISVVMRTTDVEIIDTWSSLGMRGTDSNDIEANGVFVPESRAFRVEPDSIASSPFDGPLYRMPALAATYPIIAPVALAIASGAIRELRDIVTTKVPLGSMKRARDRGAVQSAVAEAEAMARSARLFFYDALTRAWERAVAQQPFTLEDKADLMLASTWAVRTAARATDLMHRMGGTSGIYTRSRLERHFRDAQTVRHHGFVSDSRLETVGQVYLGVAPEFPFVAF from the coding sequence ATGTCGTCGCAGTCAACCGTCGCTTCCGTAGACCCTTCGTCTGCCACCCGTGTCGAGGTAGACGAGGGCATCGTCGCCGCCGCGCGCGACGTCGGATCCGTCATCTCGAAGCACGTCGAGACGACGGAGCGCGACCGCCGGCTGGCGCCGCCGGTGGTCGATGCGCTTCGAGCCGCGGGACTCTTCCGTCTGTTCACGCCTCGGGCTCTCGGCGGTCTCGAGGTGGATCCGGTGACGTTCGCGCGCGTCGTCGAGGAGGTGTCCACGTTCGACAGTGCCGCGGGCTGGGCGTTTCAGGTCAACACCGGCGCATGGTGGACATCGCGCATGTCGCCCGAAGGCGTCGCCGAACTGTACGAGGACGGCCCCGATTTAATGATGGCCGCGTCGTTCGCCCCTCCCCACCGGGCTGAAGAAGTGCCCGGCGGTTACCGAATCACGGGGCGTGGTCCGCTGGCGAGCACCATCCATGATTCCCGTTGGGCGTTGATGAGTGCGATCGTGTTCGATGGCGACGAGCCGCGCATGACGCCAGCCGGGCCGGACTTCATCTCCGTCGTCATGCGCACGACCGACGTCGAGATCATCGACACCTGGAGCTCCCTCGGGATGCGCGGCACCGATAGCAACGATATCGAGGCAAACGGCGTGTTCGTACCAGAGTCGCGGGCCTTCCGTGTCGAGCCCGATTCCATCGCGTCTTCGCCGTTCGACGGGCCGCTGTACCGGATGCCTGCGCTCGCCGCGACCTACCCGATTATCGCCCCCGTCGCGCTGGCGATCGCCAGCGGCGCCATCCGCGAGCTGCGCGACATTGTGACCACCAAGGTCCCACTCGGTTCGATGAAGAGGGCGCGTGATCGGGGTGCGGTTCAATCCGCCGTCGCCGAAGCAGAAGCGATGGCTCGATCGGCGCGCCTCTTTTTCTACGACGCGCTGACCAGGGCGTGGGAGCGCGCAGTCGCGCAGCAGCCGTTCACGCTCGAGGACAAGGCAGACCTCATGCTGGCCAGCACGTGGGCCGTGCGCACCGCAGCCCGGGCGACCGATCTCATGCACCGTATGGGCGGTACGAGCGGCATCTATACGCGGAGCCGGCTCGAGCGTCACTTCCGCGACGCGCAGACCGTCCGTCACCACGGCTTCGTGTCTGATAGTCGATTGGAGACGGTGGGACAGGTCTATCTCGGGGTCGCGCCGGAGTTTCCCTTCGTGGCGTTTTGA
- a CDS encoding MOSC N-terminal beta barrel domain-containing protein, whose product MAGLWRYPVKTLAGERLSTAAVGFTGIFGDRAIWVVGPEGIRTSRRHYRLLGLRGTLSAQRHVLINGYLWKSREALALVKRAAGDDAWLAASDVQDRFDVLPLLVATDGAVAAFGRDIRRLRPNILIGGVDGLAECDWPGAELHIGSLIVRLDSLRARCPMTTVDPDTLERDAEVLRDIGRRFRGRLALNSDVARPGTIAIGDPVTLVRPH is encoded by the coding sequence GTGGCCGGCCTGTGGCGCTATCCTGTCAAGACCCTAGCGGGGGAGCGTCTTTCGACGGCGGCGGTTGGCTTCACCGGCATTTTCGGCGATCGCGCGATCTGGGTCGTCGGCCCCGAAGGGATCCGGACGTCGCGGCGGCACTATCGCTTGCTGGGCTTGCGTGGCACGTTGAGCGCGCAACGGCATGTGCTCATCAACGGTTACCTGTGGAAGAGCCGCGAAGCGCTCGCACTCGTCAAGCGAGCCGCCGGCGACGATGCGTGGCTGGCGGCCTCTGACGTGCAGGATCGATTCGATGTCCTGCCCCTGCTGGTGGCGACCGATGGCGCGGTCGCCGCATTCGGACGCGACATTCGCCGCCTGCGGCCGAACATCCTGATCGGTGGCGTGGATGGCCTCGCCGAGTGCGACTGGCCGGGCGCGGAGCTGCACATCGGCAGCCTGATTGTGCGTCTCGATTCGCTCCGGGCTCGATGCCCGATGACGACAGTCGACCCCGACACCCTCGAACGCGACGCCGAAGTCCTGCGCGACATCGGCCGACGCTTCCGTGGCCGCCTGGCCCTCAACTCGGACGTCGCCCGTCCGGGCACGATCGCCATCGGTGATCCAGTGACGCTAGTACGCCCGCACTAG
- a CDS encoding DUF1059 domain-containing protein: MSAHDRPRTTVHIACNEVVPGCGFTASADTEEELTDKVAAHAAQDHGVPEVTPELAAKIKAAIRRQ; encoded by the coding sequence ATGTCAGCACACGATCGCCCCAGGACCACTGTTCACATCGCCTGCAATGAGGTCGTCCCCGGATGTGGCTTTACGGCCAGCGCCGACACCGAGGAGGAGTTAACCGACAAGGTGGCGGCCCATGCCGCGCAGGATCATGGGGTGCCCGAGGTGACGCCGGAGCTGGCCGCGAAGATCAAAGCCGCGATTAGGCGCCAGTAA
- a CDS encoding zf-HC2 domain-containing protein yields MVTDLPELPCRELVELVTDYLEDRLSPIDRARFEAHLTECEACRTYLEQFRETIRVLGRLPEESLSPEAREALLTAFRGWSRL; encoded by the coding sequence ATCGTGACGGACCTGCCGGAATTGCCGTGCCGGGAGCTGGTGGAGCTCGTGACCGACTATCTCGAGGACCGGCTCTCGCCTATCGACCGGGCTCGGTTCGAGGCGCACCTCACGGAGTGCGAGGCCTGCCGGACCTACCTGGAACAGTTTCGCGAGACGATCCGCGTACTCGGGCGCCTGCCCGAAGAGTCGCTTTCGCCCGAAGCTCGCGAGGCGCTGCTCACGGCCTTCCGCGGCTGGTCTCGCCTCTAA
- a CDS encoding sigma-70 family RNA polymerase sigma factor has protein sequence MTVRAAESSDEALAALAATGDEAAFETLVLRYQHRVFRLACRLASETDAPDIMQDAFVQVYRHISAFRGGARFSTWLYRIVTNAGLMHRRARARRPAESLDELLPRFDADGRLEDTPDALRAASRVDELLDRQVLAKKAQAAIEGLPDLYREAFVLRDLEELSTADVAQVLGVEPATVRQRVHRARLMVREYLGALAGDRP, from the coding sequence ATGACCGTCCGCGCGGCGGAATCGAGCGACGAGGCCCTCGCGGCGCTGGCCGCGACTGGCGATGAGGCCGCCTTCGAGACGCTCGTCCTGCGCTATCAGCATCGCGTGTTTCGTCTTGCGTGCCGCCTGGCGAGCGAAACCGATGCGCCGGACATCATGCAGGACGCCTTCGTGCAGGTTTATCGCCACATTTCGGCATTCCGCGGTGGCGCGCGGTTCAGCACATGGCTCTACCGGATCGTGACCAATGCCGGACTGATGCATCGCCGCGCTCGTGCGCGCCGGCCCGCCGAATCGCTCGATGAACTCTTACCGCGCTTCGATGCCGACGGAAGACTCGAGGACACGCCTGATGCCCTGCGGGCTGCCTCCCGCGTCGACGAGTTGCTGGACCGGCAGGTGTTGGCGAAGAAGGCACAGGCCGCCATCGAGGGGCTGCCCGATCTGTATCGGGAGGCGTTCGTGCTGCGCGACCTCGAGGAACTGTCCACGGCCGACGTGGCGCAGGTGTTGGGCGTGGAACCGGCGACGGTACGGCAGCGCGTCCATCGAGCCAGGCTGATGGTGCGTGAATATCTGGGCGCGCTCGCCGGAGACAGGCCATGA
- a CDS encoding class I SAM-dependent methyltransferase has protein sequence MPVLQLDEFKTRQRATWEGGDYSACSPYIADVGELVVTRAGITPGMRVLDVACGTGNAAWPAARAGAHVTGLDLAAKLLEVGRARARAEGLEIEWREGDAEHLPFEDGSFDRVLSTFGHMFAPRHQRTAQEMARVCRRGGAIVTATWTPEGVFGDLSKAAAPYMPPPPDYASPPALWGREDHVRELFGDVATKFEFERHVNRIEWESLESFADFFMAHFPPMVTAKAMLGERFSEMRAGVVDVWKRANEVTDGSLRLPQEYLLSIVRL, from the coding sequence ATGCCCGTTCTTCAGCTGGACGAGTTCAAGACCAGGCAGCGCGCCACGTGGGAGGGCGGCGATTACAGCGCGTGCTCGCCCTACATCGCCGACGTCGGCGAGCTCGTAGTGACGCGCGCCGGCATCACGCCGGGGATGCGGGTACTCGATGTCGCATGCGGCACCGGAAACGCTGCCTGGCCCGCGGCCCGGGCCGGCGCTCACGTGACTGGGCTCGACCTTGCGGCCAAACTGCTCGAGGTGGGCCGGGCCAGAGCCAGGGCGGAAGGGCTCGAGATCGAGTGGCGAGAGGGCGACGCCGAGCATCTGCCTTTCGAGGACGGGAGCTTCGACCGGGTGCTCTCGACGTTCGGCCACATGTTCGCTCCGCGTCACCAGCGAACGGCCCAGGAGATGGCGCGAGTGTGCCGCCGCGGAGGCGCCATTGTCACCGCGACGTGGACACCCGAGGGCGTGTTCGGCGACCTCTCGAAAGCGGCGGCACCCTATATGCCGCCGCCGCCCGACTACGCCTCGCCGCCGGCGCTGTGGGGCCGCGAGGATCACGTGCGCGAACTCTTTGGTGACGTCGCGACCAAGTTCGAATTCGAGCGCCATGTGAACCGGATCGAGTGGGAGTCGCTCGAATCGTTTGCCGACTTCTTCATGGCGCATTTTCCGCCGATGGTGACGGCGAAGGCGATGCTGGGGGAACGCTTCAGCGAAATGCGAGCAGGCGTTGTCGACGTCTGGAAGCGCGCGAACGAGGTGACCGATGGCAGCTTGCGGCTGCCGCAGGAGTACCTGCTCTCGATTGTCCGGCTCTGA
- a CDS encoding RNA polymerase sigma factor, protein MHSSKPSGPTHSHGDDDALIRGLQKGDERAFSEVVENWSGMMLRLALSHVESRAVAEEVVQDAWLTVLRSLDRFERRSSLRTWVLGIVVNCARSRARTERRIVTTSSESGPVVDPVRFLPANHPRWPHHWAAEPTEWRTPEAELLVRETRSVILDAIDALPSTQREVVLLRDVEGLQSTEVCNILRITDTHQRVLLHRARSRVRNALERYFAATEAT, encoded by the coding sequence GTGCATTCTTCGAAACCTTCTGGACCGACTCACAGTCATGGCGATGATGATGCGCTCATCAGGGGGCTGCAGAAGGGGGACGAGCGCGCCTTCAGTGAGGTCGTCGAAAACTGGAGCGGCATGATGCTTCGCCTGGCGCTCTCGCACGTCGAGAGTCGTGCGGTTGCGGAGGAGGTCGTGCAGGACGCGTGGCTGACAGTGTTGCGCTCGCTGGATCGGTTCGAACGCCGCTCCTCTCTTCGCACCTGGGTGCTCGGCATCGTCGTGAACTGTGCGCGGTCACGCGCCCGTACAGAGCGGCGCATCGTCACTACCTCATCTGAGTCGGGCCCCGTCGTCGATCCGGTCCGGTTTCTGCCCGCCAACCATCCCCGATGGCCTCACCATTGGGCCGCCGAGCCTACAGAGTGGCGCACGCCGGAAGCGGAGCTGCTCGTTCGAGAGACGCGCAGCGTGATCCTCGATGCGATCGATGCGCTCCCGTCAACGCAGCGTGAAGTCGTTCTCCTGCGCGATGTCGAAGGACTCCAATCCACCGAGGTCTGTAACATTCTCCGAATCACGGACACTCATCAACGAGTGCTGCTGCACCGGGCACGCTCGCGGGTCCGCAATGCGCTCGAGCGGTACTTTGCCGCGACGGAGGCGACGTGA
- a CDS encoding class I SAM-dependent methyltransferase: protein MSTVLDTTRTQAFAEHALDIVNGGFLSLMLSVGHRTGLLDTLATLEPATSDRIAAAAGLNERYVREWLGALVTGRIIEYDPAARTYWLPREHAASLTRAAGPDNLAELAQIVAMLGQVESAIVEVFRKGGGVDYRAFERFHALMAESSHTTLEATLLTCTLPLVPGLVDRLEAGTDVLDIGCGEGVAIRMMAQRFPRSRFVGVDIATGAIATARAEAEAARLTNARFVAQDAATFSAPAAFDFITAFDAIHDQAAPRRVLRAIREALRTGGVFLMVDIAASSHLEGNLDNPLAPFLFTVSTMHCMTVSLAQGGEGLGACWGEEKARELVAEAGFASVDVSRVEGDPLNAYYVCRP, encoded by the coding sequence ATGAGCACCGTCCTGGATACGACACGGACCCAAGCCTTTGCGGAGCACGCGCTCGACATCGTCAATGGCGGCTTCCTGTCGCTGATGCTCAGCGTGGGCCATCGCACCGGCTTGCTCGATACGCTCGCCACATTGGAACCGGCGACGTCGGATCGGATCGCCGCGGCGGCCGGTCTGAACGAACGGTACGTGCGCGAGTGGCTCGGCGCGTTGGTCACAGGCCGAATCATCGAATACGACCCGGCGGCGCGCACGTACTGGCTGCCTAGGGAGCATGCCGCGTCGCTGACCCGCGCCGCTGGGCCTGACAACCTCGCGGAGCTGGCGCAGATCGTGGCAATGCTTGGCCAGGTCGAGAGCGCTATCGTCGAGGTGTTCCGAAAAGGCGGTGGCGTCGATTACCGCGCGTTTGAGCGTTTCCATGCGCTCATGGCCGAGAGCAGCCACACCACACTCGAAGCCACGTTGCTGACCTGCACACTTCCGCTCGTGCCTGGCCTCGTCGATCGACTCGAGGCCGGTACTGACGTCCTCGATATCGGCTGCGGCGAGGGCGTGGCCATCCGCATGATGGCACAACGATTTCCACGCAGCCGGTTCGTGGGTGTGGACATTGCGACCGGGGCCATCGCGACAGCCCGGGCTGAAGCCGAGGCCGCCCGTCTGACCAACGCCCGGTTTGTGGCCCAGGATGCGGCGACCTTCTCGGCGCCCGCGGCGTTCGATTTCATCACCGCGTTTGACGCCATTCACGATCAGGCCGCGCCACGACGCGTCCTCCGTGCGATTCGCGAGGCGCTGCGCACCGGTGGCGTTTTTCTGATGGTGGATATCGCCGCGTCGAGTCACCTTGAAGGCAATCTGGACAATCCGTTGGCGCCATTCCTCTTCACGGTGTCCACGATGCACTGCATGACGGTCTCGCTGGCGCAGGGCGGCGAGGGACTGGGCGCCTGTTGGGGCGAGGAGAAGGCGCGCGAGCTCGTGGCGGAGGCCGGATTCGCGTCCGTCGATGTCTCAAGAGTGGAGGGAGATCCGCTGAACGCTTATTACGTCTGCCGGCCGTAA
- a CDS encoding zf-HC2 domain-containing protein — translation MKDIVCMSGVELLMEYLEGALAPDVRAAIEAHVAGCQRCDAFIASYLETPRIVRDATRMEMPADLEASLLAALRRAMHRHDG, via the coding sequence ATGAAAGACATCGTCTGCATGTCGGGCGTCGAGTTGTTGATGGAGTACCTGGAAGGCGCCCTGGCACCGGATGTCCGCGCGGCGATCGAGGCGCATGTCGCCGGCTGTCAACGCTGCGACGCATTCATCGCCTCGTACCTCGAGACGCCGCGCATTGTGCGCGATGCGACTCGGATGGAGATGCCTGCCGACCTGGAGGCATCGCTGCTGGCGGCGCTGCGCCGCGCGATGCACCGTCACGATGGATAG